In the Arachis ipaensis cultivar K30076 chromosome B10, Araip1.1, whole genome shotgun sequence genome, one interval contains:
- the LOC107621782 gene encoding transcription elongation factor 1 homolog, with the protein MGKRKSSAKPVPKKRMDKLDTVFSCPFCNHDASVECRIDMKNLIGEASCRICQESFSTTVTALSEPIDIYSDWIDECERVNNPEDDGA; encoded by the exons ATGGGAAAGAGGAAATCATCAGCAAAGCCAGTTCCAAAGAAGCGGATGGATAAGCTTGACACTGTCTTCAGCTGCCCTTTCTGCAATCACGACGCCAGTGTCGAATGCCGAAT TGATATGAAGAACTTGATAGGGGAAGCTTCTTGCAGGATTTGCCAAGAGAGCTTTAGCACTACTGTCACAG CTTTATCTGAACCAATAGACAT ATACAGTGACTGGATTGATGAATGTGAACGGGTGAACAACCCGGAAGATGATGGTGCTTAG